From Rhodanobacteraceae bacterium, the proteins below share one genomic window:
- a CDS encoding NAD(P)H-hydrate epimerase/ADP-dependent (S)-NAD(P)H-hydrate dehydratase, whose product MPTTDPQSALYTTAQARALDRLAIGGGIAGIELMERAARAALDVLRRRWPQAQTLCVVCGPGNNGGDGFLLAALACMAGLQAHVIATSEHSTGDAALARERCIREGGQVALDAAPLPDADVYVDALFGSGLDRAPAGDAAKLIAALNAQTRPVLALDVPSGLDADTGVAFDPCVRAAATVCFVGWKRGLFTAQGADQCGERSLATLDIPANVCAQAQPDAALLAPRALPPRARDNHKGRQGHVLAIGGDLGAGGAVRMCGEAAARVGAGLVSIATREANVGAILAARPELMPQGVHVPRNLEPLLARASVLAVGPGLGQDEWGRGLWNAALDAGKPLVLDADGLNLLAAAPRALPSACVLTPHPGEAARLLGIGTADIQADRFAAARALAQKYRAVAVLKGAGSLIANPDGRVNVCPWGNPGMASGGMGDVLTGVIAGLLAQGLDTWDAACLGVGLHARAGDLAARAGERGLLASDLFPYLRALVNGRA is encoded by the coding sequence ATGCCGACCACCGACCCGCAATCCGCGCTTTACACCACCGCACAGGCGCGCGCGCTCGACCGGCTCGCGATCGGCGGCGGCATCGCCGGCATCGAATTGATGGAACGTGCCGCACGCGCGGCGCTCGACGTGTTGCGACGCCGCTGGCCGCAGGCACAGACGTTGTGCGTGGTGTGCGGTCCCGGCAACAACGGCGGCGACGGTTTCCTGCTGGCCGCGCTGGCATGCATGGCGGGCTTGCAGGCGCACGTCATCGCCACCAGCGAACACTCGACCGGCGATGCCGCGCTCGCGCGCGAACGCTGCATCCGCGAAGGCGGGCAGGTCGCGCTCGACGCGGCGCCGTTGCCTGACGCCGACGTTTACGTGGATGCGTTGTTCGGTTCCGGCCTGGATCGCGCGCCCGCCGGCGACGCAGCGAAACTGATCGCGGCCTTGAACGCGCAAACGCGTCCGGTCCTGGCGCTCGACGTGCCCAGCGGGCTGGACGCCGACACGGGCGTCGCTTTCGACCCCTGCGTGCGCGCGGCGGCGACCGTGTGCTTTGTCGGCTGGAAGCGCGGCCTGTTCACCGCGCAGGGCGCCGACCAGTGCGGCGAACGCAGCCTTGCGACGCTCGACATTCCCGCGAACGTATGCGCGCAGGCGCAGCCCGACGCCGCGCTGCTCGCGCCGCGCGCATTGCCGCCGCGCGCGCGCGACAACCACAAGGGCCGCCAAGGACACGTGCTGGCGATCGGCGGCGACCTCGGCGCGGGCGGCGCGGTGCGCATGTGCGGCGAGGCCGCGGCGCGCGTCGGTGCCGGTCTCGTCAGCATCGCGACGCGCGAAGCGAACGTCGGCGCGATCCTCGCCGCGCGTCCGGAACTGATGCCGCAGGGCGTGCACGTGCCGCGCAACCTGGAACCGCTGCTGGCGCGCGCCAGCGTACTCGCCGTCGGACCGGGTTTGGGGCAAGACGAATGGGGGCGCGGGTTATGGAATGCCGCGCTGGACGCTGGCAAGCCGCTGGTGCTCGACGCCGACGGGTTGAATCTGCTCGCGGCGGCGCCTCGCGCGCTGCCTTCGGCCTGCGTGTTGACGCCGCATCCGGGTGAAGCCGCGCGTCTGCTGGGCATCGGCACTGCCGACATCCAGGCCGATCGTTTCGCCGCGGCGCGTGCGCTGGCGCAAAAGTATCGCGCGGTCGCGGTCCTGAAGGGTGCCGGCAGCCTGATCGCCAATCCGGACGGCCGCGTGAACGTGTGCCCGTGGGGCAATCCGGGCATGGCCTCGGGCGGCATGGGCGACGTGCTCACCGGCGTTATCGCGGGCCTGCTCGCGCAGGGGCTCGATACCTGGGATGCGGCCTGCCTCGGCGTCGGCCTGCATGCGCGCGCGGGCGACCTCGCGGCGCGCGCGGGCGAACGCGGCTTGCTTGCATCCGATCTCTTCCCTTATCTGCGCGCGTTGGTAAACGGTCGTGCCTGA
- a CDS encoding tRNA threonylcarbamoyladenosine biosynthesis protein TsaE, with protein MEPSFAITLSNEAATTALARSLAPALLDGGVVYLRGELGAGKTTFARALLRAMGVGERVKSPTYSLLERYVVNGRDAFHLDLYRIADAGELEWLGLDELDAPETIVLVEWPERGRAALPKPDLEITLEHEGPGRSALLAAASARGGSWLEAVEPAAVRPGR; from the coding sequence ATGGAGCCAAGCTTCGCAATCACGTTGTCCAACGAAGCCGCCACGACCGCGCTGGCGCGCAGCCTTGCACCCGCGTTGCTGGACGGCGGCGTGGTGTACCTGCGCGGCGAACTCGGCGCCGGCAAGACGACTTTCGCGCGTGCGCTGCTGCGCGCGATGGGCGTGGGCGAACGGGTGAAGAGTCCCACCTACAGCCTGCTGGAACGCTACGTGGTCAACGGCCGCGATGCGTTCCATCTCGACCTGTACCGGATCGCCGACGCAGGCGAACTGGAATGGCTGGGCCTGGATGAGCTGGACGCGCCGGAAACGATCGTGCTGGTCGAATGGCCCGAGCGCGGGCGCGCTGCCCTGCCCAAGCCGGACCTGGAAATCACGCTGGAGCACGAAGGCCCGGGACGCAGCGCACTTCTGGCGGCAGCGTCCGCGCGGGGCGGCAGCTGGCTGGAGGCGGTCGAACCGGCGGCAGTCCGCCCCGGAAGATAA
- a CDS encoding N-acetylmuramoyl-L-alanine amidase: MRGNLRPLLSFLVFACGMLTCAAGLSAASASASSTVKAVRIWGGPDSTRVIFELSAPVDYQLFQLSNPDRVVLDLDNGVFGNGVGAKPGKGAVKDMRIGRFQGKARIVLDLDKAAHPKSFLLNPTAEYGYRLVVELGTPDTKPSKIVKTIDSDIAEGKPRPVVIAVDAGHGGDDPGARGQGGTLEKIVTLEVARDLAKLIDAQPGMHAVLTRSGDYFVPLQKRFQIAREHKADLFVSIHANSCPDFCDARGASVWVLSANGKQSEAGKWLAKSENASDLIGGVSLDDKSHMLASVLLDLSQGASMHAAGEVGGQVLAALGKIGPLYRNTVQGANFVVLRSPDVPSILVETAFISNRADEQRLDNSKDRQQLAKAILIGVQQYFETTPPPGTWFAMERNKRLHLTADAAPELATAADTAKGAKAVSADAPQLASADKAPDSNDPFQDMHKVARGETLSGIARQYGVSMSALRSVNSSKIQAGGGIQVGQVLLIPNS; encoded by the coding sequence ATGAGGGGGAACTTGCGCCCATTGCTGTCGTTTTTGGTCTTCGCCTGCGGGATGCTGACCTGCGCGGCAGGCTTGTCCGCGGCATCCGCAAGCGCTTCCAGCACCGTCAAGGCGGTGCGCATCTGGGGCGGCCCCGATTCCACGCGGGTGATCTTCGAACTATCCGCGCCGGTCGATTACCAGTTGTTCCAGTTGAGCAATCCCGACCGGGTGGTGCTGGACCTGGACAACGGCGTCTTCGGCAATGGCGTAGGCGCCAAACCCGGCAAGGGCGCCGTCAAGGACATGCGCATCGGCCGCTTCCAGGGCAAGGCGCGCATCGTGCTGGACCTCGACAAGGCTGCGCATCCGAAAAGCTTCCTGCTGAACCCGACCGCGGAATACGGTTACCGGTTGGTGGTGGAACTCGGCACGCCCGACACCAAACCTTCGAAGATCGTCAAGACCATCGACAGCGACATCGCCGAAGGCAAGCCGCGCCCGGTGGTGATCGCGGTCGATGCCGGCCACGGCGGCGATGATCCTGGCGCGCGCGGGCAGGGCGGCACGCTGGAAAAAATCGTGACGCTGGAAGTCGCCAGGGATCTCGCCAAGCTGATCGACGCGCAGCCGGGCATGCACGCGGTGCTGACCCGCAGCGGCGACTACTTCGTGCCGCTGCAAAAGCGCTTCCAGATCGCGCGCGAGCACAAGGCTGACCTGTTCGTGTCGATCCACGCCAACTCCTGCCCGGATTTCTGCGACGCGCGCGGTGCGTCGGTGTGGGTGCTTTCCGCGAACGGCAAGCAGAGCGAGGCCGGCAAGTGGCTGGCCAAGAGCGAAAACGCCTCCGACCTGATCGGCGGCGTGTCGCTGGACGACAAGAGCCACATGCTGGCATCGGTGCTGCTGGATCTTTCGCAGGGCGCCAGCATGCACGCGGCGGGCGAAGTCGGCGGCCAGGTGCTGGCCGCGCTGGGCAAGATCGGGCCGCTTTATCGCAACACCGTACAGGGCGCGAATTTCGTGGTGCTGCGCTCGCCGGACGTGCCCTCGATCCTGGTCGAGACCGCGTTCATCAGCAACCGCGCCGACGAGCAGCGACTGGACAACAGCAAGGATCGCCAGCAATTGGCCAAGGCCATCCTCATCGGCGTCCAGCAGTATTTCGAAACCACGCCGCCGCCGGGCACGTGGTTCGCGATGGAACGCAACAAACGCCTGCACCTCACGGCCGACGCCGCGCCTGAACTCGCCACCGCAGCCGACACCGCCAAGGGTGCCAAGGCGGTCAGCGCGGATGCGCCGCAACTGGCATCCGCGGACAAGGCGCCGGATTCCAACGATCCGTTCCAGGACATGCACAAGGTCGCGCGCGGCGAAACGCTGTCCGGCATCGCCCGCCAGTACGGCGTCAGCATGAGCGCCTTGCGTTCGGTCAATTCCAGCAAGATCCAGGCGGGCGGTGGCATCCAGGTGGGGCAGGTGCTGCTGATTCCCAATTCGTAG
- a CDS encoding Hydroxymethylglutaryl-CoA synthase encodes MAVYLPPYRVDLERWCEWTGNDPAKTRAVVGHAFRMPGSDQNVYTLAANAVLRLIAQYGIDPRRVGYLALGTESSIDNAAGAVIVRGLVDAALAAEGKPALARDCEVPEFKHACLGGVYAMKGGLRYLACDGRYRQAIVVSADIAEYARGSSGEPTQGAGAVAMLLEASPRLLELDLAMAGSASEYRGLDFRKPFLRFAGQTPGMHGHLSDLPVFNGKYSTDCYTDATLRALDAMFARRGGSRTAYLRGLAAAFMHRPYHRMPRNAWAMAWLAALGHDAARGDGDAARELDGYCASAGVSRDDVMREWQHGVDGCEGGVLPADAYPASAALLKVFRNSAAHERMVEGALRMGSDAMMEFGNLYTAALPAWLAAGLDDAAARGVELDGRDLLVLGYGSGDAAEAIPARVAPGWREAARAMRFREALAGAVDLDEAGYNALHDNAALHDGQTGNSGVVIDRIGTRNEPAFQDFGVAYYKYCGHP; translated from the coding sequence ATGGCCGTCTATCTGCCGCCGTACCGGGTCGACCTGGAGCGCTGGTGCGAATGGACGGGCAACGATCCGGCCAAGACGCGCGCGGTGGTGGGCCACGCGTTCCGTATGCCGGGTTCCGACCAGAACGTCTACACGCTGGCCGCCAACGCGGTGCTGCGGCTGATCGCGCAGTACGGCATCGATCCGCGCCGCGTCGGCTATCTCGCGCTCGGCACCGAATCGAGCATCGACAACGCCGCGGGCGCGGTGATCGTGCGCGGACTGGTCGATGCCGCGCTGGCCGCGGAAGGCAAACCTGCGCTGGCGCGCGATTGCGAAGTTCCGGAATTCAAGCACGCCTGCCTCGGTGGCGTGTACGCGATGAAGGGCGGCTTGCGTTATCTCGCCTGCGATGGCCGCTATCGCCAGGCGATCGTGGTGAGCGCCGACATCGCCGAGTACGCGCGCGGCAGCAGCGGCGAGCCGACCCAGGGCGCGGGCGCGGTGGCGATGCTGCTGGAAGCATCGCCGCGCTTGCTGGAACTGGATCTCGCGATGGCGGGCAGCGCGTCGGAATATCGCGGCCTCGATTTCCGCAAGCCGTTCCTGCGTTTCGCGGGCCAGACGCCCGGCATGCACGGACACCTGAGCGACCTGCCGGTGTTCAACGGCAAGTATTCGACCGATTGCTACACCGATGCGACGCTGCGCGCGCTGGATGCTATGTTCGCGCGGCGCGGCGGTTCGCGCACGGCGTACCTGCGCGGATTGGCCGCCGCCTTCATGCACCGGCCGTACCACCGCATGCCGCGCAATGCGTGGGCGATGGCTTGGCTCGCGGCGCTGGGCCACGACGCGGCGCGCGGCGATGGCGATGCCGCGCGGGAGCTGGACGGCTATTGCGCGAGCGCCGGCGTGTCGCGCGACGACGTGATGCGCGAATGGCAACACGGCGTCGACGGATGCGAGGGTGGCGTGCTGCCCGCGGATGCGTACCCGGCGTCGGCTGCGTTGCTCAAGGTGTTCCGCAACAGCGCTGCGCATGAACGCATGGTCGAGGGCGCGTTGCGAATGGGTTCCGACGCCATGATGGAATTCGGCAACCTCTATACCGCCGCGCTGCCGGCGTGGCTGGCGGCAGGCCTGGACGATGCCGCCGCGCGCGGCGTGGAACTGGACGGCCGCGATCTGCTGGTGCTCGGCTACGGCAGCGGCGACGCGGCCGAGGCGATTCCCGCGCGCGTGGCACCCGGTTGGCGCGAAGCGGCGCGCGCGATGCGTTTCCGCGAAGCATTGGCGGGCGCGGTCGATCTCGATGAAGCCGGATACAACGCGCTGCACGACAATGCTGCTTTGCACGATGGGCAAACCGGCAACTCGGGCGTTGTGATTGATCGCATCGGCACGCGCAACGAACCCGCGTTCCAGGATTTCGGCGTCGCGTATTACAAATATTGCGGCCATCCTTGA